The Hordeum vulgare subsp. vulgare chromosome 7H, MorexV3_pseudomolecules_assembly, whole genome shotgun sequence DNA window GAACCCAATCGTTGCATAAAAGTTCGTATCGTGAGATCAGCTCCCCTATTTCATCTTAATTGTCTTTGGCATacctgctcgttccgaccagttacATGCGGCACTACCACACGTCACACACTCTCCAACATCAATAACTCGGTGGTTCATATGCACCACATTGTTGTCGAGAATGCACCGACGGACGGATATAGAGGTCGCTCTACCTTATATGCTACTTGTTGTCTGGTAAGAAGTTCTAAGTAGTGCCACTTGCTCCCCCTCCAAGCACGAGCAGTAGCGTATGCCATCCAACTTCAAAGCCATCGGGTGAGTGCACATTATGCGCTTTTTCTTCTGAAGTGGCTCGAGTGTTACACGGTGCTGCAGTACTACGTTGAGGTGGAGTGACTCAGAGATTCACAACCAATATGGGCAGATGAGGGAGTGATGCCTCATACCAAGGGGGCGGAGCAACACGGCTTGGCAAATACCACTTTCTGGAGCAGCCGCCCGATGCATCCCGGCATCCCCTCACTCCTAAACGTCATGCCTCCACAAGATGAAGCTAACGGATTAGATAATCTTTGAAGCTTGCCACAATATTAAAGGTATTTCTCGCCTTTTGCGCGTAGCGGTTCTTGTGCTACTACCACATAAGGCTAGCAATGCTACCGCGTGAATTTCCAACTCTTGGCGACGGTACTTTGATGCGATTTTTTTTCACTATCTCTGCAAGTAGAATTTGAGCAATCGAACTGTTAACTGACAGCCGTATGCATGAATCTGTGGGATGGGATGGTTGGCCAGCCGGGACGCTCGGGGTGGAGCGGTAGAAAAGGACCGCGGCGAAATGCGACGCCGACCTTCTAATCGCGTCAGCATGGCCAGGCCAGGATCTGCCCCCGAAGCCTCCCGGCCATGGCGAGACCCAAGGCAGAGAGGCCCGTGCCGCCGCCGGCCTGCCGCCGGCCCCTCGCGGTGGGCGGGCTGGGCCTGGCGGCCGCGGCGTACGTGGGCGTCGACTACCTCCTTAGCCGCACGTCCCCCTCGCTGAACGGGCGGCTGCGGCCGGCGATCTGGGCGGCGCTGGCGCTCGCCACCGCCGCGCGGGCGCCCTTCTACCGCCGCTGGGACGCCGAGATCCGCGCCGCCCCGTGGTTCCTCGCCGCCATGCTCCTCATGTTCGCCGCCCTGCTCTGCGAGGCCATCTCCGTCCGGTTCGTCTCCAGCGTGCTCGGCCTCCGGTGGCACAGGTCTCTGTTCTACTCCTGGTCGCTAAGAGTATCCCCAATAGCGCGTGCGTTATTTTCTTCGTTGGTAAAATTGTCCATGTCGTTGCTCCAATAAGTTATCACACGACCACTTCAGTAGAGCATATCTAAGTTGTCCAAGAAAAATGAGATAATACTGAAGTTTGCACTTTCTTTGCACTTTGGAGCTTGTGCACTGGTTGTTTGTGGGTTCAAGTTCATCACCTCTGGGTTACACATCAACTTATCCCAATACAAGCTAGGACGATTGGCTCAAGACACAGTGTATTCAGTGCATACTGGACAGGATTGATGGTGCTTTGGGTTGGATAGGAAACATAATGGTTTTTAAAAATGAGAGTTATAAACTGCAATTGCTGGCTCATTTCTTCATAAAACAGTGAACACAATAGTCTGTTCATTGTAGTGAGTTCACATGCATGAGAACTAGAGGCAATTTGTAATTTTAATGGAAACCAAGACATGAGAATTGCAATTTGACAATAGCGGAACCTTATACAGCTTGTGTGAGTCTGCTTTTATTCCTTCTATCCCACTTTGTTTGTACATGTGGTCTATTTAACTTAGGGTCGGGTTCCACTGTCAGAATCACATAAGCTGTATGAGGTTCTGTGGTTTATTACTTTCATGTAAAGAATTTCCTGCGGTTTTACTTCCATTGTCTATAAGATATAGGGATGCCTCCTTGGTCCTTGGCAACATTAACACTCTTGGTGCATTCTTCAAAAGGTTCATTTTTCATGTATTTGAGTGTTTAGTGCAATACATCGTTCTGCACCTTTGGGATATGCACATAATCTCCAATCTTGAAAGAACTGAACTTAGACATGTTCAATAACATTAACAGATCTACTGCCCCTCTTCCGGACACTGGTCAGTGGCTGCTTCTAGCACTAAATGAGAGGCTTCCTCGAACCGTGGTTGATCTATTGAGAGCCCACATCATCAGTCTACATCATTATTTGATGTTGTTTATCATGTTGGGATTCTCGGCACTTTTTGACTGCATCAAAGGTCCTGGCCTTGGAATAGGCACAAGGTATATGTTCGTTATGGCGGTCGGGCGTTTTCTTCGGACCATAACATTCGTTTCTACGATTCTTCCATCCGCAAGGCCTTGGTGTGCCGCCGGTCGATATAAaatacctgaccatcctcatgctTGGGCACAAAAATATTATGCTCCGTATGCTTCTGATCCGCGTGCAATCCGCAGGGTCATACTAGTGGATATGCCATATGGTTAGAGCATTTAAATTATGAAACTTCCTGGTGTATCTGCTTTAATTTGATTGACTTGTAGTAACGGTTTATGATCATTTTCTTATTGCAGCTACTGTTCAAAATTATACTGATCACTATAGACCTGATTGGGCATATATGAGCTTCCTAGTAGACATATTAAGGCCATCTGCCGGAGAGGGGCCTTCATGGtatcatttggtgaataaagCCGGTGGTGGTTGCAATGATCTTATGTATAGTGGGCACATGTTTGTTGCTGTCCTGACTGCTATGGCATGGACGGTATGTTGTGTTCTCATCTTTACAGAACAAACTTATTTTGTACCTTTGCATATGTCATGCTACAAATGATATGAACCGTATGTTCAAACATTCTTATGTTACAACCAAGGAAGTGTGATACGCACACCCTTGCTAATATGTGGTTCTGCATTAGCCTTAGAGGTGATTCCTCAACAAGGGGTCTTGCAGTTAAGTCCATGTAAAAGAGGCCATCGATCAGTCCCCGTCAGTCTTTCATATGCTATTGTTGCATTTATGCCATTCATTGTCTTTCTTGTAGTGTAAAAACTTTGTTGTGGTGAAGATTTCAGCTTGGTGTACCTTCCTCTCTTCAATATGAACGCCCCGCTATGTTCGGacattttttatgtttaatttttGTATTTCCAATTAATTCCTGTACAAATATCCATTTGATCTAAAGGGACAGATGTCCAGCTTAGTACTATATGCCCATGCTGCACCTCGCTCCTTGCAGGAAGCTTACGGGGGATGGATATCAGTTGTGATATGGTTTCTAGTCCTGCACAGTGCCCAGAGGGAGATACGGGAGCGCTATCATTATAGTGCCGACTGCATTGTTGCAATTTACGTTGGGATCCTCTTGTGGCGGGTCACTGGGTTCATCTGGTCCACGAGAGATTCAGATCAAGCAAGAAGACTTTCCAAACTCGACGAGGTCCAGAACAGATTATTTCATGCTGCAAAGGACTCGGACATGGACGAAATAAGGGGGCTGCTAAATGAAGTTGAGCTGGCTGGACAATCAAAGAATACCTTCTCTCAGGGTGTCATCTTATGCTTTGCTGCTTCTATGATTACATTCACCCTCCTGTTTGTTCTCCTTGCATTCTCACTTACTAGCAATGGATGATTGATTGGCATCTTGCCTTCCATTTGTTTTTGCCGATAGTGTATTTTAGTCAGTGCTCCTGATCTTGTCGATGCTTATGTTGGCTGAGAACTCAGGAATTGAGATTAACAGGTAGTTTTATAGCAGGGAACCTATTTGTTGATAAAAACATGTATGTTTTGCTGATAAAGGAATGGTTATTTCTTGCCTTTCAGTACTTATTTTTGATGCTACAAGAATTAACATGGTACTACAAAGCATGAATTGAGCACGAGAATGTGGCTCTCTAATGTGCAAATGTTGAATGGAACGTGAAAACTTGGTGCATGAAGTAttagatatactccctccgtctcaaaatcttgtgttaggtttgtctagaaatgaatgtatctaaatactaaaacgtgactagatacattcatattaaacaaatttaagacaagacttttaggacggagggggtattaagagcatctccaacacacGCGCTTCGACCAGAGCCCAAAAAACGGTTTTTGCAGCGGGCGGCTAGCTTTTTTTAGCGCGCCGACGAGCGCCGGctccagcagcatcaacatattttaGCGTGTGCGTGGTTCTCCAGCAGATGCTGCAAATCAAAACGCAAAACTAGTTCAACACACTAAAAAATATATGCATAAATTTGATACATAGTTCATCATATAGATAATAAACTAGTCCAACAAGATAATATAGATAATAAAACAAGTCCAACATGATAATATAGATAATAAAGCTAGTCCAACACGATAATAAAACTAGCATTCACAGATAAAATTACTCCGAGTCGTCATTGTCGCCGTTGTCCGAGGTAGATAGCCATGCGTCCTTCCAACGTTCATCGTCAAAAGTGAAGATGGACGTCCCACCATTGTTGACGACCTCACACTGCGATATAGCAAGTGCCTTGCGCCGACGCCTGTCGTCCAGCTCCTCGCGACGCCTTGTCGTCCTCTCCACTCAGAAGGCGTTCTCGACGGCGACGTCCTCCGgatggcgccggcgccactcccCCATGGCTCGCTCGTCCTTCTCGGCGACGAGGAGTCGGCGCTGTCGCCGACGGTGCTCCTCATGGTCCTGGTCTATTTTCAGACGAGGCGAAGGGGCGACGTCCTGCGCGTGCTGGCGCGTGTAGACATCCTGAAAGTTCATCTGCGCACGAGGCCTCCTTAGGCGCCACGCCACCGTGTCGTACGCGTGGGCGGCCCCGTGCGAGGTTTCGAAGATGCTGAGGCCGAGGCGGACGTCGCCGGACCTGATCTCGGTGTAGTAGACACCGGAGGGGTGCTCACAAACGCCGCGTAGTCCGAGGATCCATGGCAGCGCGACGACATGGTGGCAGAGGGAGCGGATCGGAAGCGGCAGAGATAGCGGCGAGGAAGCGGCAGAGGGCGCGTGGCTATGGGCAGCCGCGTGAGGAGTGCCACATTTTATAGGCGCGTTGAAAGCGGTGCGCAAAATCTAGCGCGCGGCTGCCCGCTTTCTCCCGCATGCGCGCAATACTTTACCCCGCGCGTTATTTTTCTGCGTCCGCTGGAGCGCGTGATTTCGTTCCGCGCGCGCTATTTTCCCGCGTCCGCTGGAACGCGCGATTTCGTGCCGCGCGCACTAAAAGTTCAGTTTACCGCGCCTGTTTGACGCCCCTATTAGAGATGCTCTAATCGTGTGTTCCTGTTGCGTGTGCTAGTTTTTTTTACGTGCTTTGGGCCGTTTTCTTTCTCTATTTTCTAGACTTTTTTACGTGCTTTGGGCCGTTTCCTTTCTCTATTTTCTAGACAAAAGGCATGATATATTTTATAGATACATGCAAACTTATTTTAAACATGTGAACATTTTTACAAAGCATTTTTTTAATACCTTatttagttttaaaaaaatgttcacggCACATTTAAAAAGTCCATGGAATTTAATGTTGGGAAAATCTAATTGGCAGCGTGCGCGCGCAGACCGATCTGTAAGAGTTTTGCATGCTACAAACAACATGCGATTtcttttgatgtttgaaatttaaaaagttttacCTACAAAACTGTTATTTCAATCGATGATACGTTTTTACAATTGTctttctcgcgacgagttcttcgaaactagatcccatgtcgatatgTTTCGTCAATTATTTTTCGTTCATACTTGCCAATTTTTTTGACACACTTTGTCATATTATTAACCATTTACTTGCCTCaaaaaaataacttgattgtcactttttaatgttgtttcgtaCAAAAGCCTTGTAacagatttcattataaatgataTAAAAGTATGTCATTGGTTGTGTTTGCCAATTTAAAATATaccaacttgtcatatttacatacaactttgctAGAAAACTATTTCGTGTGCTTGTTAGTTTAACTAtgccgagttgtcatatttacaaacgatgatCAAAAAGTATTTCTTGTGACCatcggttttaaatatgttgtCATATTTTTGCGCATAATCGCCTAAAAAAGTTGTTTGTGTTTGCTAGTTTGATTTATATCAAGATGCCATATTTATTCATAATTTCTAAAAATAtggcgattaagttatttttttatTAGACAgataagtacttactaatatgacaagcaagtacaacaaatgtggtaagtagaagaaaaaaaaaattgtcgaaacatgtcgatatgggatctagttttgaaggttTCATCGAAACAAaatcaacgacgaaaacggatcatcggtcgaattaacggtttaagagataaaagtttcTTTTGTATCAAGCTTTGCATGCATGCGGTGGGTCCCTTTTTGTACTTTTACGATTCCCTACATTCAAGCACTCTAATCTCAACCTACCATAGCGTTCACATGATGGATGGAAGTGGTTAGAACCGTGGGGAGTGCTTTTGTAATCAATGATGGAGGCACCTTTTTAGGCTTAGCTCTCGTGGTTTTTGACAGTAGTAGGGCCGCTGTACGGAAAACCCTGGGTGCGGCGCCGTTGCCTAGTGGCGTCCTTTAATGTTTTGTTTGCGCAGCTTTAAATAAAAGGTTTTTCCAAGAGAAAATGTTTGTGACATTTAATATTTtctaacatgtttgaaaatatgttcatgtcatTAAAAAAAAGATCATGAAATATATAAAATGTTCATGGCGCTTTAAAATGTATACACGTTTCAAAATATGTTCGTGACTGTTTTAAAAATCATTCATGGAAATGTAATTTTTTTGCAGGAATTTAGAAAAATattcacaacatataaacaaaatCTGCGTGCCTTCTAATTTTTTTATAACACTTATTAAGAAAGCCTGACCTATAAGTAAGCGGCTCGGCCCGACAAAGTAGCCATCTGATTTCTCTCGACAGACTGCGACGGACCCATCTTTTTTCCTTCCGAGGAGTGAGGGTATGCCAGCCAACACGAATCCCAGCTTCTAGGGTTGTCTTTTCCTCGCTGGCGCACACAAAAgaagagcggcggcggcggcggccgaccaACCGACCTCTCATACTGCGATAGAGATGGATTCGTCGTGCGGCGAGTCTTCGGTAGGGGTGAAAGCCGGGGAGGAGCTATGGAAGAAATCCGTCATTTTTTCGTCCCAACCcgcattttgacggttattttacgGGTCGGGGGCGGATGCGGGGTCTTCTAGAGTTGCTCTTACATTTGCCGGGATTCCAGTTTTGGAAACCTCTTAAAGTTTCCTAgccattttttttggttttggaaaCTTTCTAGAAGATTTTCTAGaccgttttttcttttttttttctttttttttctttttttcttctgtttctgttgcaaaaatgttctagatttatttaaaaaatccggattttgtaaaaaatgttccgaaatttgaTAGAATGTTCAGaaatttggaaaaatgttccggaatttgaaaaaaatgttctgCAATTTGAAAAAATCTTCCAGAATTTCTATAAAAACGTTTCAAATTTTCaataaatgttctggaatttgaaaaaatgttccgaaattttgagaaaatgttccggaattttgaAAAAATCTTcttgaatttgaaaaatgtttcgtaattttaaaaaatgtttcaaaatttgaaaaaatattcccattttgaactttttttcacaaattcaattttttttcatgtttaTGAAAAAACTTCAGAAATTTCAAACTATGTTTGCGATTTCAGAAAATTGTTTGTAAGTCCGCAAACTTAGTCAAATATTGAAACATTATTCGGGAATGTTCCAAATGGTGTTACGTCTGCTACTACTATTTCAAGACATGTGATGTACATTTGCtgtgagaattcgtttgtcacacCGACTAGCACAAAATGCACTTGTGCCGACGACCCGGCTTCGATTCGTAGAAGCGCATTTAACTTTTTTTGCGATTTTTCACAGACGCTCGCGGAGCATCataatgggccggcccagttgaaCACACCCTGTGTGATGGGGCGTCTGTTTGCCGCAAAACGCGGCAAATAGGAGTTCCGGTATAGGTCCGGCACTGACCCACATTGTCTGCTGGGCTACCAAACTCCAGGAAGCGGCCCGGCCCGAGAAAGTAGCCCGACCCATCAGATTTCTCTCCACTGCCTGACCTATATGATTTCCTTCTGGGAAGAGCGACACGAACCCTCGATTCTAGGGTTGTCTTTTTCTCCGTGCTGTACACAAAAGAAGAGCGGCGGCGGCGACCGACCGACCGACCGACGACTGACCTCTCATACTGCGATAGAGATGGATTCGTCGTGCGGCGAGTCTTCGGTAGGGGTGAAAGCCGGGGAGGAGCTATGGAAGAAATCCGTCATCCAGGCGCCGACGAGCGTGCTGCAGTCGATGAGGGAAAGGCTTTTCCTACTGGAAAtccaggagaagaagatgaaggaggaccaggagaagaaggagaaggaagaggaggagaagaaggagcggcTGCTCAAGGATAAGAAGGCCAAGGCGAACGCTGGAGAAGGCGCGGGGAAAGCCAGGGGGAAATCCaaggccaggatagcaaaggagaaAGCGGAAAAAGACTGGACAGGTACTCAAACCACTGCGGAGGTAACCTGGTGGACGGCACGTTCCTAGGTTCAAGCTGCTTTTGCGGAGAAGGTCAAGAGAGCAAAGGGGAAGAAAGGCAAGGCGAATACCCAAGTTTGTGCGGACACAACGAGGGCGAATGCTGAAGAAGCTGCAAGGCCGACTGGCCTCGCCCATGGTGCTCTGGGGATAGATATGAGCGGGGAGTCTTCGAGTGAATCGAAAGCCGGGGAGGAGTTGGGAACGATAACTGAGGTTCAGGCGAATCAGATTGTTGAACGACGCGAGGCTCAAGAAGAAGCTGTTGAGGTCGAGAGGGCAAAGCCAACCGCCAGGGGGACGGCTGCGAGGATAGCAAAGATGGTGGCTGAAGGTGATGCGATGATAAGAAAGATGACTCGTGAAGAAAGAGACAGGATTATTGCCAAGTCAATGGCCGAAGAATCTGCCAGGATGTCTGGCGAAGCTGCCAACATGAAAGATCAAGCTGGCCATGATAAGGAGGCTGGGCCGGCACAATGTGAGGAAGAATCGTTCGCTGCTAAGTTTCACTCTTTGTGGAACAGATTCTACGCTCGCTGCGGTGTTACCTTCGACCAAACCAGTAAGCCCCCTCCCTGCCCAGTTACTTCTCTTGATTAGTTCCCTTGTACCAACAGCTTACTAAGAGGATCCATGCACGCACACGTCCTTGTATGGTCTGCCTGTCACTCATACCAAATTTGATATCAGTTGCAGCATATATCAATGGAACTGATTTATGTATATGTGAACAATCTATGCAGCATCTATCCCTGCCATGTGTCACACGAATCCTGCTTCTGATTGCTCGGCTGAGGTCATGGACACCCTGCAGATTATGTCAGTCAAAGTTACATCAATCGAAGGAAGTTTGCACTGGCCACTGGAAGTGTTTGGTATCATTGCTGCACGTGACTTCTTGGATCGTAAGCGCAATGTTATTTTCCACCGTCCGAGGACTGACTGCCAAACCATCAACCAGGATGTTCGTATTTAACTCTTCTCTCTTGGTTTTGTCTAACAGCTTGTCATTATGGGCAACTTTTCTGCTAACTGTATCCTTTTTTTACCCTGCATTTACCATTCCCAGGTTCGCTTATTGAAGCAATCATAAGTAACTTTTTATGCATTTGCTGCTGTTAGATTTAGTAATTCAAGTTATGATGATCAAGTTCGAGTACATCTTGCCATTTTGCTGTTAAATTAGCAATTTTGCTGTTAAAACTATCCATTTCGCTGTTAAAAGTAGAATACATTGAATATTCTACTCCAGTGTTGATTGTTATTTGATGAAATGAACATTGTCGTTTAGTTAATTGTTGCTCTGCGCATGCAGGATTGCTCCCTAGCACTGACGGGTCCTACCCGTGCTATTGTCGTGTCATATGATCCTACATACCTTGAGGTTTTTCTGAAAGTGAAGGGCACTACTGAATCTGAGGATAAGGATTTAA harbors:
- the LOC123411613 gene encoding protein PHLOEM UNLOADING MODULATOR-like isoform X2, encoding MARPKAERPVPPPACRRPLAVGGLGLAAAAYVGVDYLLSRTSPSLNGRLRPAIWAALALATAARAPFYRRWDAEIRAAPWFLAAMLLMFAALLCEAISVRFVSSVLGLRWHSYCSKLY
- the LOC123411613 gene encoding protein PHLOEM UNLOADING MODULATOR-like isoform X1 translates to MLLMFAALLCEAISVRFVSSVLGLRWHRSTAPLPDTGQWLLLALNERLPRTVVDLLRAHIISLHHYLMLFIMLGFSALFDCIKGPGLGIGTRYMFVMAVGRFLRTITFVSTILPSARPWCAAGRYKIPDHPHAWAQKYYAPYASDPRAIRRVILVDMPYATVQNYTDHYRPDWAYMSFLVDILRPSAGEGPSWYHLVNKAGGGCNDLMYSGHMFVAVLTAMAWTEAYGGWISVVIWFLVLHSAQREIRERYHYSADCIVAIYVGILLWRVTGFIWSTRDSDQARRLSKLDEVQNRLFHAAKDSDMDEIRGLLNEVELAGQSKNTFSQGVILCFAASMITFTLLFVLLAFSLTSNG